TTTGTTGGAGAAGTTTAAAAATAATCTTTCGAGGGATGAGGCTAGAAGTTTTTTAGGGCTTGAGTCTGAGCAAAGGGCGATCGCCCTTATTCCTGCATCCAGAAAACAGGAGTTAAAATATTTGTTACCCGTGATGTTGGAAAGCGCCCAAGAAATAGCAAAACAAGTAGATAGGGTTAAATTCTTTTTACCTGTTTCCCTACCCCAATATCGCCCCGAGATAGAATCGATGATTAAAAAATCGGGTTTAGATATTACTCTCTATGATGGCAATAGTTTAGAATTATTCCCCGCCCTCGATTTAGCTATTACTAAGTCTGGCACTGTTAATTTAGAATTAGCCCTACTCAAAATTCCTCAAGTAGTAATTTATAAGGTAAATCCTTTTACCATTTGGGTAGGTAGAACATTTTTAAAATTTTCTATTCCTTATATGTCCATGGCTAACCTTGTGTTAATGGAAAATATTGTTCCCGAATTACTACAAGAAGAAGCCACCGTAACTAATATTCTCACAGAATCCCTCGATTTACTGCTAAATGGCGATCGTCAAAAATCTACCCAAAAAGACTATCAGAGAATGATAGATAGTCTCCATCAAGGTAACCAAGGCATCCTTGCCACAGAAAAAGTAGCCCAAGAAATAATCAACATCACTAAAAAATAAATATCCCATGCTAAAAATCACCCAACATCCATTCCCCCTAATTCTGTGTGCCATTTTACTCTTACCAGGCTGCGACTTAGAAAAAAACATCAACCAAACCCTTAACCAAAATCAACCAGAAACCATTACCCCCTCAGAAAACATCTCAGAAACATCTTCCCTAGCCCAAAATTCCAGTCTTAATCTACAAAACTCAGGGCAAGGAATTTTTGAACTAGAAAACCGAGATACCGTAGGCATATCAGCCGTTTCCTTCTCCATGATAGACTCTCAAAAAAGTAACATTGTCCTTTTCCTAAACGACGATCGCACCATTGAATTTACAGGGGAAGCCATACCAGAAAACCCTTACACCATCGTCACCTCCCTCACTAACTCAGGAATGGCAGACGCAGAAGGTTATTTAGTAA
The genomic region above belongs to Cyanobacterium stanieri LEGE 03274 and contains:
- the lpxB gene encoding lipid-A-disaccharide synthase; amino-acid sequence: MRIFISTGEVSGDLQGGLLTESLLGLGKSLGLEMEISGLGGQKMATAGVNLIADTTAIGSVGLLESLPFIIPTWRVQRLAKKHLRENLPDVVVLIDYLGPNLSIGSFLKDNFPDIPIIWYIAPQFWVWTPMEQNVNQLVNVTDRLLAIFPQEAKFYEDKGVSSTYVGHPLLEKFKNNLSRDEARSFLGLESEQRAIALIPASRKQELKYLLPVMLESAQEIAKQVDRVKFFLPVSLPQYRPEIESMIKKSGLDITLYDGNSLELFPALDLAITKSGTVNLELALLKIPQVVIYKVNPFTIWVGRTFLKFSIPYMSMANLVLMENIVPELLQEEATVTNILTESLDLLLNGDRQKSTQKDYQRMIDSLHQGNQGILATEKVAQEIINITKK